Proteins encoded within one genomic window of Canis lupus familiaris isolate Mischka breed German Shepherd chromosome 12, alternate assembly UU_Cfam_GSD_1.0, whole genome shotgun sequence:
- the TPBG gene encoding trophoblast glycoprotein — MPGGCSRGPAAGDGRLRLARLALVLLGWVSSSSLTSWAPSAAASTSPPASAASAPPPLPGQCPQPCECSEAARTVKCVNRNLTEVPADLPPYVRNLFLTGNQLAVLPPGAFARRPPLAELAALNLSGSSLREVCAGAFEHLPSLRQLDLSHNPLGNLSAFAFAGSDASRSGPSPLVELMLNHIVPPDDRRQNRSFEGMVAAALRAGRALRGLQCLELAGNRFLYLPRDVLAQLPGLRHLDLHNNSLVSLTYVSFRNLTHLESLHLEDNALKVLHNATLAELQSLPHVRVFLDNNPWVCDCHMADMVAWLKETEVVPGKAGLTCAFPEKMRNRALLELNSSHLDCDPILPPSLQTSYVFLGIVLALIGAIFLLVLYLNRKGIKKWMHNIRDACRDHMEGYHYRYEINADPRLTNLSSNSDV; from the coding sequence atGCCTGGGGggtgctcccggggccccgccgccGGGGACGGGCGGTTGCGGCTGGCGCGGCTGGCGCTGGTGCTCCTGGGCTGGGTCTCCTCGTCCTCGCTCACCTCCTGGgcgccctccgccgccgcctccacGTCGCCGCCGGCCTCCGCGGCGtccgccccgcccccgctgccGGGCCAGTGCCCCCAGCCTTGCGAGTGCTCGGAGGCGGCGCGCACGGTCAAGTGCGTTAACCGCAACCTGACCGAGGTGCCCGCGGACCTGCCCCCCTACGTGCGCAACCTCTTCCTCACGGGCAACCAGCTGGCGGTGCTGCCCCCCGGCGCCTTCGCCCGCCGGCCGCCGCTGGCCGAGCTGGCCGCGCTCAACCTGAGCGGCAGCAGCCTGCGGGAGGTGTGCGCCGGCGCCTTCGAGCACCTGCCCAGCCTGCGCCAGCTCGACCTCAGCCACAACCCGCTGGGCAACCTCAGCGCCTTCGCCTTCGCGGGCAGCGACGCCAGCCGCTCGGGCCCCAGCCCCCTGGTGGAGCTGATGCTGAACCACATCGTGCCCCCCGACGACCGGCGGCAGAACCGGAGCTTCGAGGGCATGGTGGCGGCTGCCCTCCGAGCGGGCCGCGCGCTTCGCGGGCTGCAGTGCCTGGAGCTGGCCGGCAACCGCTTCCTCTACTTGCCTCGCGACGTCCTGGCCCAGCTACCCGGCCTCCGGCACCTGGACCTGCACAACAACTCCCTGGTGAGCCTCACCTACGTGTCCTTCCGCAACCTGACGCACTTGGAGAGCCTCCACCTGGAGGACAACGCCCTCAAGGTCCTTCACAACGCCACCCTGGCGGAGCTGCAGAGCCTGCCCCACGTCCGGGTCTTCCTGGACAACAACCCCTGGGTCTGCGATTGTCACATGGCAGACATGGTGGCCTGGCTCAAGGAGACAGAGGTGGTGCCGGGCAAAGCCGGGCTCACCTGTGCATTCCCGGAGAAAATGAGGAATCGGGCCCTCTTGGAACTCAACAGCTCCCACCTGGACTGTGACCCtatcctccctccatccctgcagACTTCTTATGTCTTCCTAGGTATTGTCTTAGCCCTGATAGGCGCCATCTTCCTACTGGTTTTGTATTTGAACCGCAAGGGGATAAAGAAGTGGATGCATAACATCAGAGATGCCTGCAGGGATCACATGGAAGGGTATCACTACAGATACGAAATCAATGCAGACCCCAGGTTAACAAACCTCAGTTCCAATTCGGATGTCTGA